Proteins from a genomic interval of Arvicola amphibius chromosome 14, mArvAmp1.2, whole genome shotgun sequence:
- the LOC119801222 gene encoding ferritin heavy chain-like, whose protein sequence is MTTASPSQVRQNYHQDSEAAINRQINLELYASYVYLSMSCYFDRDDVALRNFAKYFLHQSHEEREHAEKLMTLQNERGGRIFLQDIKKPDRDDWENGLNAMECALHLEKSVNQSLLELHKLATDKKDPHLCDFIETYYLNEQVKSIKELGDHVTTLRKMGAPEAGMAEHLFDKHTLGHSNQS, encoded by the coding sequence ATGACCACAGCGTCTCCCTCGCAAGTGCGCCAGAACTACCACCAGGACTCGGAGGCTGCCATCAACCGCCAGATCAACCTGGAACTGTATGCCTCCTACGTCTACCTGTCTATGTCTTGCTACTTCGACCGGGATGATGTGGCTCTGAGGAACTTTGCCAAATACTTTCTCCACCAATCTCATGAGGAAAGGGAACACGCTGAGAAACTGATGACGCTGCAGAACGAGCGAGGCGGCCGGATCTTCCTGCAGGATATCAAGAAACCAGACCGTGATGACTGGGAGAACGGGCTGAATGCAATGGAGTGTGCACTGCACCTGGAAAAGAGTGTGAATCAGTCACTCCTGGAACTGCACAAACTGGCTACTGACAAAAAGGACCCCCACTTGTGTGACTTCATTGAGACGTATTACCTGAATGAGCAGGTGAAATCCATCAAGGAACTGGGTGACCACGTGACCACCTTGCGCAAGATGGGAGCCCCTGAAGCTGGCATGGCAGAACATCTGTTTGACAAGCACACTCTGGGACACAGTAATCAGAGCTAA